The proteins below are encoded in one region of Pan paniscus chromosome 4, NHGRI_mPanPan1-v2.0_pri, whole genome shotgun sequence:
- the SOX30 gene encoding transcription factor SOX-30 isoform X3, which produces MERARPEPPPQPRPLRPAPPPLPVEGTSFWAAAMEPPPTSPTLSAAASATLASSCGEAVASGLQPAVRRLLQVKPEQVLLLPQPHAQNEEAAASPAQARLLQFRPDLRLLQPPTASDGATSRPELHPVQPLALHVKAKKQKLGPSLDQSVGPRGAVETGPRASRVVKLEGPGPALRYFRGDEKGKLEAEEVMRNAMQGGAGKSPAAIREGVIKTEEPERLLEDCRLGAEPASNGLVHGSAEVILAPTSGAFGPHQQDLRIPLTLHTVPPGARIQFQGAPPSELIRLTKVPLTPVPIKMQSLLEPSVKIETKDVPLTVLPSDAGIPDTPFSKDRNGHVKRPMNAFMVWARIHRPALAKANPAANNAEISVQLGLEWNKLSEEQKKPYYDEAQKIKEKHREEFPGWVYQPRPGKRKRFPLSVSNVFSGTTQNIISTNPTTVYPYRSPTYSVVIPSLQNPITHPVVHALTVGLPLAMEIFRVQCQNALVIMKTGTQNMRVSFQL; this is translated from the exons ATGGAGAGAGCCAGACCCGAGCCGCCGCCTCAGCCGCGCCCGTTGCGTCCCGCTCCGCCCCCGCTGCCGGTCGAGGGCACCTCCTTTTGGGCAGCAGCCATGGAGCCCCCTCCGACGTCTCCCACACTGAGCGCGGCAGCCAGTGCGACCTTGGCCTCGTCGTGCGGGGAGGCAGTGGCGTCCGGCTTACAGCCCGCGGTGCGGCGGCTGCTGCAGGTGAAGCCAGAGCAGGTGTTGCTGCTACCACAGCCTCATGCCCAGAACGAGGAAGCCGCTGCCTCGCCCGCGCAGGCGCGGCTGTTGCAGTTCAGGCCCGACCTGCGGCTCCTGCAGCCGCCGACAGCGTCAGACGGCGCCACATCCAGGCCCGAGTTGCACCCGGTGCAGCCCCTGGCGCTGCATGTCAAGGCCAAGAAGCAGAAGCTGGGGCCCAGCCTGGATCAGTCAGTGGGGCCTCGAGGGGCCGTCGAAACCGGTCCTAGAGCCTCCAGGGTGGTCAAGTTGGAAGGCCCCGGGCCGGCCCTCCGCTACTTCCGAGGGGACGAGAAGGGCAAGCTGGAGGCGGAGGAGGTCATGAGAAACGCGATGCAGGGCGGGGCAGGCAAAAGCCCGGCAGCCATCCGAGAAGGTGTGATCAAAACGGAGGAACCCGAGAGACTCCTCGAGGACTGCAGGCTCGGCGCGGAGCCCGCGTCCAATGGCCTGGTTCATGGCAGCGCGGAGGTCATCTTGGCCCCAACGTCCGGTGCCTTTGGGCCGCACCAGCAAGACCTTAGGATCCCTTTGACGCTCCACACGGTCCCCCCTGGGGCCCGGATCCAGTTTCAGGGAGCTCCACCTTCAGAGCTGATAAGATTGACCAAGGTCCCCCTGACACCAGTGCCTATTAAAATGCAGTCCCTACTGGAGCCTTCTGTAAAAATTGAAACCAAAGATGTCCCGCTCACCGTGTTGCCCTCAGATGCAG GCATACCAGATACTCCCTTCAGTAAGGACAGAAATGGTCATGTGAAGCGACCCATGAACGCATTTATGGTTTGGGCAAGGATCCACCGACCAGCACTAGCCAAAGCTAACCCAGCAGCCAACAATGCAGAAATCAGTGTCCAGCTTGGGTTAGAGTGGAACAAACTTAGTGAAGAACAAAAGAAACCCTATTACGATGAAGCACAAAAGATTAAGGAAAAGCACAGAGAGGAATTTCCTG GTTGGGTTTATCAGCCTCGTCCAGGGAAGCGAAAACGATTCCCTCTAAGTGTTTCCAATGTATTTTCTGGTACCACACAGAATATCATCTCTACAAATCCTACAACAGTTTATCCTTACCGCTCACCTACGTACTCTGTGGTAATTCCCAGCCTACAGAATCCCATCACTCATCCAGTTG